From Equus quagga isolate Etosha38 chromosome 3, UCLA_HA_Equagga_1.0, whole genome shotgun sequence, one genomic window encodes:
- the LOC124237182 gene encoding glucosamine-6-phosphate isomerase 2 isoform X1, whose product MRLVILDNYDLASEWAAKYICNRIIQFKPGQDRYFTLGLPTGSTPLGCYKKLIEYHKNGDLSFKYVKTFNMDEYVGLPRNHPESYHSYMWNNFFKHIDIDPNNAHILDGNAADLQAECDAFEKKIKEAGGIDLFVGGIGPDGHIAFNEPGSSLVSRTRLKTLAMDTILANAKYFDGDLSKVPTMALTVGVGTVMDAREVMILITGAHKAFALYKAIEEGVNHMWTVSAFQQHPRTIFVCDEDATLELRVKTVKYFKGLMHVHNKLVDPLYSMKEGK is encoded by the exons ATGAGGCTTGTAATTCTTGATAACTATGACTTGGCTAGTGAATGGGCAGCCAAATACATCTGTAATCGCATCATTCAGTTCAAACCTGGACAGGACAGATATTTTACACTGGGTTTACCAACAG GGAGTACACCTTTAGGATGTTATAAAAAACTAATAGAATATCACAAGAATGGAGacctttcttttaaatatgtgaagaCCTTTAACATGGATGAATATGTAG GACTTCCTAGAAATCATCCTGAAAGCTACCATTCATATATGTGGAATAACTTTTTTAAGCATATTGATATAGATCCTAATAATGCTCATATCCTTGATGGGAATGCTGCAGATTTACAAGCAGAATgtgatgcatttgaaaagaaaataaaggaagctgGAGGAATTGATCTTTTTGTTGGAG gaATCGGTCCAGATGGTCATATCGCTTTCAATGAGCCAGGATCCAGTTTAGTATCAAGGACAAGATTAAAGACACTAGCAATGGACACCATTTTGGCAAATGCTAAATATTTTGACGGAGATTTATCAAAGGTGCCAACTATGGCTCTAACAGTTGGTGTGGGAACAGTGATGGATGCTAGAGAA GTAATGATCCTCATAACAGGTGCACACAAGGCATTTGCTCTCTACAAAGCAATAGAAGAAGGAGTCAACCACATGTGGACTGTTTCAGCTTTCCAGCAGCATCCTCgaactatttttgtgtgtgatgaagaTGCTACTTTAGAATTAAGAGTTAAAACTGTGAAATACTTTAAAG
- the LOC124237182 gene encoding glucosamine-6-phosphate isomerase 2 isoform X2 yields the protein MDEYVGLPRNHPESYHSYMWNNFFKHIDIDPNNAHILDGNAADLQAECDAFEKKIKEAGGIDLFVGGIGPDGHIAFNEPGSSLVSRTRLKTLAMDTILANAKYFDGDLSKVPTMALTVGVGTVMDAREVMILITGAHKAFALYKAIEEGVNHMWTVSAFQQHPRTIFVCDEDATLELRVKTVKYFKGLMHVHNKLVDPLYSMKEGK from the exons ATGGATGAATATGTAG GACTTCCTAGAAATCATCCTGAAAGCTACCATTCATATATGTGGAATAACTTTTTTAAGCATATTGATATAGATCCTAATAATGCTCATATCCTTGATGGGAATGCTGCAGATTTACAAGCAGAATgtgatgcatttgaaaagaaaataaaggaagctgGAGGAATTGATCTTTTTGTTGGAG gaATCGGTCCAGATGGTCATATCGCTTTCAATGAGCCAGGATCCAGTTTAGTATCAAGGACAAGATTAAAGACACTAGCAATGGACACCATTTTGGCAAATGCTAAATATTTTGACGGAGATTTATCAAAGGTGCCAACTATGGCTCTAACAGTTGGTGTGGGAACAGTGATGGATGCTAGAGAA GTAATGATCCTCATAACAGGTGCACACAAGGCATTTGCTCTCTACAAAGCAATAGAAGAAGGAGTCAACCACATGTGGACTGTTTCAGCTTTCCAGCAGCATCCTCgaactatttttgtgtgtgatgaagaTGCTACTTTAGAATTAAGAGTTAAAACTGTGAAATACTTTAAAG